Proteins encoded by one window of Aphis gossypii isolate Hap1 chromosome X, ASM2018417v2, whole genome shotgun sequence:
- the LOC114122723 gene encoding uncharacterized protein LOC114122723 isoform X14, whose amino-acid sequence MNRALILLLSIAFVVAESPYGGGSGNSNGNGRNGGYGGKGQYGGGNGGGVGSSSASPFFSGANQYGSQSGLSGAANNRYPSFGSKFGSNKGSYGGSNSRNNGRYGSGSTNGYGSGSSGSLGGTGRSTGGYGGGSSGSYGNGSPSSYGSGSSGSLGSSAGSLYGSGSSGGFGSGSSGSYGGGASGGFGSGSGSYGGGSSGGFGSGSGSYGGGSSGGFGSGSGSYGGGSSGGFGSGSGSYGGGSSGGIGSGSSGSYGGGSSGGFGSGSSGNYGSGGGGLGGGSLGSNDGYGAGGSGSYDQLGGANGNGLGGSGNDPLSEPANYEFSYEVNAPESGAIFGHKESRQGDEATGVYHVLLPDGRTQIVEYEADEDGYKPKITYTDPVGGYAGDRQSGNGGFGGSGNFGGNSGNSGGLYNNVNGGGSNGASYGGSSGNRYGGSGSSLGGGYGGSGGSSGGLGGGLGGGYGGSGSSSGGLGGGYGGSGGSSGGLGSGLGGGYGGSGSSSGGLGGGYGGSGSSSGGLGGGYGGSSSSSGGLGGGYGGSGGSSGGLGGGYGGSGSSSGGLGGGYGGSGSSSGGLGGGYGGSGGSSGGLGGGYGGSGSSSGGLGGGYGGSGGSSGGLGGGYGGSGSSSGGLGGGYGGSGGSSGGLGGGYGGLGSSSGGLGSGYGGSGGSSGSTGGGYGGSGGISGSGLGGGYGGSGGSSGGLGGGYGGSGGSSSGLGGSYGSNRNGLGSGSSY is encoded by the exons cGAGCACTAATATTGCTTCTATCAATTGCTTTTGTTGTTGCTGAATCACCATATGGTGGTGGGAGTGGCAATAGCAATGGAAATGGTAGAAATGGAGGATACGGAGGCAAAGGACAATATGGTGGAGGAAATGGCGGTGGAGTAGGATCATCATCAGCCAGTCCGTTTTTCAGTGGTGCTAATCAATATGGATCTCAATCTGGTTTATCGGGAGCAGCCAATAATCGGTATCCTTCATTTGGATCTAAATTTGGAAGTAACAAAGGAAGCTATGGAGGATCTAATTCACGGAACAATGGTCGATATGGTAGTGGATCGACAAATGGTTATGGAAGTGGTTCATCAGGTAGTCTAGGTGGCACTGGAAGATCAACTGGAGGTTATGGAGGTGGATCTTCAGGAAGTTATGGGAATGGATCACCTAGTAGTTATGGAAGTGGTTCTTCAGGTAGTTTAGGCAGTTCTGCAGGATCGCTTTATGGATCCGGCTCTTCGGGAGGATTCGGCAGTGGATCATCTGGAAGCTACGGAGGAGGAGCTTCAGGAGGCTTCGGCAGTGGATCAGGAAGCTACGGAGGAGGATCTTCGGGTGGCTTCGGCAGTGGATCAGGAAGCTACGGAGGAGGATCTTCAGGAGGCTTCGGCAGTGGATCAGGAAGCTACGGAGGAGGATCTTCGGGTGGCTTCGGCAGTGGATCAGGAAGCTACGGAGGAGGATCTTCAGGTGGCATCGGCAGTGGATCATCAGGAAGCTACGGAGGAGGGTCTTCGGGAGGCTTCGGCAGTGGATCATCTGGAAATTATGGAAGTGGTGGTGGAGGACTTGGTGGAGGATCCTTGGGCAGTAATGATGGTTATGGAGCCGGAGGTTCTGGATCATATGACCAACTTGGAGGAGCCAATGGTAATGGACTTGGTGGATCAGGAAACGATCCTCTTTcg gaACCAGCCAACTATGAATTTTCTTATGAAGTTAATGCGCCGGAATCTGGTGCTATTTTTGGTCATAAAGAAAGTCGTCAAGGTGATGAAGCTACTGGAGTGTATCATGTACTATTACCTGATGGTCGAACACAAATTGTTGAATACGAAGCTGATGAAGATGGATACAAACCTAAAATTACATACACTGACCCAGTAGGAGGATATGCCGGTGATCGTCAATCTGGAAATGGAGGCTTTGGTGGTTCAGGAAATTTTGGAGGAAATAGTGGTAATTCGGGAggtttatacaataatgttaatGGCGGGGGATCTAATGGTGCTTCATATGGTGGATCAAGTGGTAATAGATATGGTGGATCTGGAAGTAGTTTAGGAGGTGGATATGGTGGATCCGGTGGTTCAAGTGGTGGTCTAGGAGGTGGCCTAGGAGGAGGTTATGGAGGATCAGGAAGTTCAAGCGGTGGACTTGGAGGTGGGTATGGTGGATCTGGTGGTTCAAGCGGTGGCCTTGGAAGTGGCCTAGGAGGTGGTTATGGAGGATCGGGAAGCTCAAGCGGTGGTCTAGGTGGTGGATATGGAGGATCAGGAAGCTCAAGCGGTGGTCTAGGAGGGGGATATGGTGGATCCAGTAGTTCAAGCGGTGGCCTAGGAGGTGGATATGGAGGATCTGGTGGTTCTAGCGGTGGCCTAGGAGGTGGATATGGAGGATCGGGAAGCTCAAGCGGTGGTCTAGGTGGTGGATATGGAGGATCAGGAAGCTCTAGCGGTGGTCTAGGAGGGGGATATGGTGGATCTGGTGGTTCTAGCGGTGGCCTAGGAGGTGGATATGGAGGATCGGGAAGCTCAAGCGGTGGTCTAGGGGGTGGATATGGTGGATCCGGTGGTTCAAGTGGTGGCCTAGGTGGTGGATATGGAGGATCAGGAAGCTCAAGTGGTGGTCTAGGAGGTGGATATGGTGGATCCGGTGGTTCAAGTGGTGGCCTAGGAGGTGGATATGGAGGATTAGGAAGTTCAAGTGGTGGTCTAGGAAGTGGATATGGTGGATCCGGTGGATCAAGTGGTAGTACTGGAGGAGGATATGGTGGATCAGGGGGTATTAGTGGAAGTGGTTTAGGAGGTGGATATGGTGGATCCGGTGGTTCAAGTGGTGGCCTAGGAG GAGGTTATGGAGGATCTGGTGGTTCAAGTAGTGGCTTAGGTGGATCTTATGGTAGTAATCGTAATGGTTTAGGAAGTGGGTCatcttattaa
- the LOC114122723 gene encoding uncharacterized protein LOC114122723 isoform X5: protein MNRALILLLSIAFVVAESPYGGGSGNSNGNGRNGGYGGKGQYGGGNGGGVGSSSASPFFSGANQYGSQSGLSGAANNRYPSFGSKFGSNKGSYGGSNSRNNGRYGSGSTNGYGSGSSGSLGGTGRSTGGYGGGSSGSYGNGSPSSYGSGSSGSLGSSAGSLYGSGSSGGFGSGSSGSYGGGASGGFGSGSGSYGGGSSGGFGSGSGSYGGGSSGGFGSGSGSYGGGSSGGIGSGSSGSYGGGSSGGFGSGSSGNYGSGGGGLGGGSLGSNDGYGAGGSGSYDQLGGANGNGLGGSGNDPLSEPANYEFSYEVNAPESGAIFGHKESRQGDEATGVYHVLLPDGRTQIVEYEADEDGYKPKITYTDPVGGYAGDRQSGNGGFGGSGNFGGNSGNSGGLYNNVNGGGSNGASYGGSSGNRYGGSGSSLGGGYGGSGGSSGGLGGGLGGGYGGSGSSSGGLGGGYGGSGGSSGGLGSGLGGGYGGSGSSSGGLGGGYGGSGSSSGGLGGGYGGSSSSSGGLGGGYGGSGGSSGGLGGGYGGSGSSSGGLGGGYGGSGSSSGGLGGGYGGSGGSSGGLGGGYGGSGSSSGGLGGGYGGSGGSSGGLGGGYGGSGSSSGGLGGGYGGSGGSSGGLGGGYGGLGSSSGGLGSGYGGSGGSSGSTGGGYGGSGGISGSGLGGGYGGSGGSSGGLGGGYGGLGSSSGSLGGGYGGSGGSSGGLGGGYGGSGSSSGGLGGGYGGSSGSNGGLGGGYGGSGGSSSGLGGSYGSNRNGLGSGSSY from the exons cGAGCACTAATATTGCTTCTATCAATTGCTTTTGTTGTTGCTGAATCACCATATGGTGGTGGGAGTGGCAATAGCAATGGAAATGGTAGAAATGGAGGATACGGAGGCAAAGGACAATATGGTGGAGGAAATGGCGGTGGAGTAGGATCATCATCAGCCAGTCCGTTTTTCAGTGGTGCTAATCAATATGGATCTCAATCTGGTTTATCGGGAGCAGCCAATAATCGGTATCCTTCATTTGGATCTAAATTTGGAAGTAACAAAGGAAGCTATGGAGGATCTAATTCACGGAACAATGGTCGATATGGTAGTGGATCGACAAATGGTTATGGAAGTGGTTCATCAGGTAGTCTAGGTGGCACTGGAAGATCAACTGGAGGTTATGGAGGTGGATCTTCAGGAAGTTATGGGAATGGATCACCTAGTAGTTATGGAAGTGGTTCTTCAGGTAGTTTAGGCAGTTCTGCAGGATCGCTTTATGGATCCGGCTCTTCGGGAGGATTCGGCAGTGGATCATCTGGAAGCTACGGAGGAGGAGCTTCAGGAGGCTTCGGCAGTGGATCAGGAAGCTACGGAGGAGGATCTTCGG GAGGCTTCGGCAGTGGATCAGGAAGCTACGGAGGAGGATCTTCGGGTGGCTTCGGCAGTGGATCAGGAAGCTACGGAGGAGGATCTTCAGGTGGCATCGGCAGTGGATCATCAGGAAGCTACGGAGGAGGGTCTTCGGGAGGCTTCGGCAGTGGATCATCTGGAAATTATGGAAGTGGTGGTGGAGGACTTGGTGGAGGATCCTTGGGCAGTAATGATGGTTATGGAGCCGGAGGTTCTGGATCATATGACCAACTTGGAGGAGCCAATGGTAATGGACTTGGTGGATCAGGAAACGATCCTCTTTcg gaACCAGCCAACTATGAATTTTCTTATGAAGTTAATGCGCCGGAATCTGGTGCTATTTTTGGTCATAAAGAAAGTCGTCAAGGTGATGAAGCTACTGGAGTGTATCATGTACTATTACCTGATGGTCGAACACAAATTGTTGAATACGAAGCTGATGAAGATGGATACAAACCTAAAATTACATACACTGACCCAGTAGGAGGATATGCCGGTGATCGTCAATCTGGAAATGGAGGCTTTGGTGGTTCAGGAAATTTTGGAGGAAATAGTGGTAATTCGGGAggtttatacaataatgttaatGGCGGGGGATCTAATGGTGCTTCATATGGTGGATCAAGTGGTAATAGATATGGTGGATCTGGAAGTAGTTTAGGAGGTGGATATGGTGGATCCGGTGGTTCAAGTGGTGGTCTAGGAGGTGGCCTAGGAGGAGGTTATGGAGGATCAGGAAGTTCAAGCGGTGGACTTGGAGGTGGGTATGGTGGATCTGGTGGTTCAAGCGGTGGCCTTGGAAGTGGCCTAGGAGGTGGTTATGGAGGATCGGGAAGCTCAAGCGGTGGTCTAGGTGGTGGATATGGAGGATCAGGAAGCTCAAGCGGTGGTCTAGGAGGGGGATATGGTGGATCCAGTAGTTCAAGCGGTGGCCTAGGAGGTGGATATGGAGGATCTGGTGGTTCTAGCGGTGGCCTAGGAGGTGGATATGGAGGATCGGGAAGCTCAAGCGGTGGTCTAGGTGGTGGATATGGAGGATCAGGAAGCTCTAGCGGTGGTCTAGGAGGGGGATATGGTGGATCTGGTGGTTCTAGCGGTGGCCTAGGAGGTGGATATGGAGGATCGGGAAGCTCAAGCGGTGGTCTAGGGGGTGGATATGGTGGATCCGGTGGTTCAAGTGGTGGCCTAGGTGGTGGATATGGAGGATCAGGAAGCTCAAGTGGTGGTCTAGGAGGTGGATATGGTGGATCCGGTGGTTCAAGTGGTGGCCTAGGAGGTGGATATGGAGGATTAGGAAGTTCAAGTGGTGGTCTAGGAAGTGGATATGGTGGATCCGGTGGATCAAGTGGTAGTACTGGAGGAGGATATGGTGGATCAGGGGGTATTAGTGGAAGTGGTTTAGGAGGTGGATATGGTGGATCCGGTGGTTCAAGTGGTGGCCTAGGAGGTGGATATGGAGGATTAGGAAGTTCAAGCGGTAGTCTAGGAGGTGGATATGGTGGATCTGGTGGTTCAAGTGGTGGCCTAGGTGGTGGATATGGAGGATCAGGAAGCTCAAGCGGTGGTCTAGGAGGTGGATATGGTGGATCCAGTGGTTCAAATGGCGGTCTAGGAGGAGGTTATGGAGGATCTGGTGGTTCAAGTAGTGGCTTAGGTGGATCTTATGGTAGTAATCGTAATGGTTTAGGAAGTGGGTCatcttattaa
- the LOC114122723 gene encoding uncharacterized protein LOC114122723 isoform X23 yields MNRALILLLSIAFVVAESPYGGGSGNSNGNGRNGGYGGKGQYGGGNGGGVGSSSASPFFSGANQYGSQSGLSGAANNRYPSFGSKFGSNKGSYGGSNSRNNGRYGSGSTNGYGSGSSGSLGGTGRSTGGYGGGSSGSYGNGSPSSYGSGSSGSLGSSAGSLYGSGSSGGFGSGSSGSYGGGASGGFGSGSGSYGGGSSGGFGSGSGSYGGGSSGGFGSGSGSYGGGSSGGFGSGSGSYGGGSSGGIGSGSSGSYGGGSSGGFGSGSSGNYGSGGGGLGGGSLGSNDGYGAGGSGSYDQLGGANGNGLGGSGNDPLSEPANYEFSYEVNAPESGAIFGHKESRQGDEATGVYHVLLPDGRTQIVEYEADEDGYKPKITYTDPVGGYAGDRQSGNGGFGGSGNFGGNSGNSGGLYNNVNGGGSNGASYGGSSGNRYGGSGSSLGGGYGGSGGSSGGLGGGLGGGYGGSGSSSGGLGGGYGGSGGSSGGLGSGLGGGYGGSGSSSGGLGGGYGGSGSSSGGLGGGYGGSSSSSGGLGGGYGGSGGSSGGLGGGYGGSGSSSGGLGGGYGGSGGSSGGLGGGYGGSGGSSGGLGGGYGGSGSSSGGLGGGYGGSSGSNGGLGGGYGGSGGSSSGLGGSYGSNRNGLGSGSSY; encoded by the exons cGAGCACTAATATTGCTTCTATCAATTGCTTTTGTTGTTGCTGAATCACCATATGGTGGTGGGAGTGGCAATAGCAATGGAAATGGTAGAAATGGAGGATACGGAGGCAAAGGACAATATGGTGGAGGAAATGGCGGTGGAGTAGGATCATCATCAGCCAGTCCGTTTTTCAGTGGTGCTAATCAATATGGATCTCAATCTGGTTTATCGGGAGCAGCCAATAATCGGTATCCTTCATTTGGATCTAAATTTGGAAGTAACAAAGGAAGCTATGGAGGATCTAATTCACGGAACAATGGTCGATATGGTAGTGGATCGACAAATGGTTATGGAAGTGGTTCATCAGGTAGTCTAGGTGGCACTGGAAGATCAACTGGAGGTTATGGAGGTGGATCTTCAGGAAGTTATGGGAATGGATCACCTAGTAGTTATGGAAGTGGTTCTTCAGGTAGTTTAGGCAGTTCTGCAGGATCGCTTTATGGATCCGGCTCTTCGGGAGGATTCGGCAGTGGATCATCTGGAAGCTACGGAGGAGGAGCTTCAGGAGGCTTCGGCAGTGGATCAGGAAGCTACGGAGGAGGATCTTCGGGTGGCTTCGGCAGTGGATCAGGAAGCTACGGAGGAGGATCTTCAGGAGGCTTCGGCAGTGGATCAGGAAGCTACGGAGGAGGATCTTCGGGTGGCTTCGGCAGTGGATCAGGAAGCTACGGAGGAGGATCTTCAGGTGGCATCGGCAGTGGATCATCAGGAAGCTACGGAGGAGGGTCTTCGGGAGGCTTCGGCAGTGGATCATCTGGAAATTATGGAAGTGGTGGTGGAGGACTTGGTGGAGGATCCTTGGGCAGTAATGATGGTTATGGAGCCGGAGGTTCTGGATCATATGACCAACTTGGAGGAGCCAATGGTAATGGACTTGGTGGATCAGGAAACGATCCTCTTTcg gaACCAGCCAACTATGAATTTTCTTATGAAGTTAATGCGCCGGAATCTGGTGCTATTTTTGGTCATAAAGAAAGTCGTCAAGGTGATGAAGCTACTGGAGTGTATCATGTACTATTACCTGATGGTCGAACACAAATTGTTGAATACGAAGCTGATGAAGATGGATACAAACCTAAAATTACATACACTGACCCAGTAGGAGGATATGCCGGTGATCGTCAATCTGGAAATGGAGGCTTTGGTGGTTCAGGAAATTTTGGAGGAAATAGTGGTAATTCGGGAggtttatacaataatgttaatGGCGGGGGATCTAATGGTGCTTCATATGGTGGATCAAGTGGTAATAGATATGGTGGATCTGGAAGTAGTTTAGGAGGTGGATATGGTGGATCCGGTGGTTCAAGTGGTGGTCTAGGAGGTGGCCTAGGAGGAGGTTATGGAGGATCAGGAAGTTCAAGCGGTGGACTTGGAGGTGGGTATGGTGGATCTGGTGGTTCAAGCGGTGGCCTTGGAAGTGGCCTAGGAGGTGGTTATGGAGGATCGGGAAGCTCAAGCGGTGGTCTAGGTGGTGGATATGGAGGATCAGGAAGCTCAAGCGGTGGTCTAGGAGGGGGATATGGTGGATCCAGTAGTTCAAGCGGTGGCCTAGGAGGTGGATATGGAGGATCTGGTGGTTCTAGCGGTGGCCTAGGAGGTGGATATGGAGGATCGGGAAGCTCAAGCGGTGGTCTAG GAGGTGGATATGGTGGATCCGGTGGTTCAAGTGGTGGCCTAGGAG GTGGATATGGTGGATCTGGTGGTTCAAGTGGTGGCCTAGGTGGTGGATATGGAGGATCAGGAAGCTCAAGCGGTGGTCTAGGAGGTGGATATGGTGGATCCAGTGGTTCAAATGGCGGTCTAGGAGGAGGTTATGGAGGATCTGGTGGTTCAAGTAGTGGCTTAGGTGGATCTTATGGTAGTAATCGTAATGGTTTAGGAAGTGGGTCatcttattaa
- the LOC114122723 gene encoding uncharacterized protein LOC114122723 isoform X21, with product MNRALILLLSIAFVVAESPYGGGSGNSNGNGRNGGYGGKGQYGGGNGGGVGSSSASPFFSGANQYGSQSGLSGAANNRYPSFGSKFGSNKGSYGGSNSRNNGRYGSGSTNGYGSGSSGSLGGTGRSTGGYGGGSSGSYGNGSPSSYGSGSSGSLGSSAGSLYGSGSSGGFGSGSSGSYGGGASGGFGSGSGSYGGGSSGGFGSGSGSYGGGSSGGFGSGSGSYGGGSSGGFGSGSGSYGGGSSGGIGSGSSGSYGGGSSGGFGSGSSGNYGSGGGGLGGGSLGSNDGYGAGGSGSYDQLGGANGNGLGGSGNDPLSEPANYEFSYEVNAPESGAIFGHKESRQGDEATGVYHVLLPDGRTQIVEYEADEDGYKPKITYTDPVGGYAGDRQSGNGGFGGSGNFGGNSGNSGGLYNNVNGGGSNGASYGGSSGNRYGGSGSSLGGGYGGSGGSSGGLGGGLGGGYGGSGSSSGGLGGGYGGSGGSSGGLGSGLGGGYGGSGSSSGGLGGGYGGSGSSSGGLGGGYGGSSSSSGGLGGGYGGSGGSSGGLGGGYGGSGSSSGGLGGGYGGSGSSSGGLGGGYGGSGGSSGGLGGGYGGSGSSSGGLGGGYGGSGGSSGGLGGGYGGSGSSSGGLGGGYGGSGGSSGGLGGGYGGSGSSSGGLGGGYGGSSGSNGGLGGGYGGSGGSSSGLGGSYGSNRNGLGSGSSY from the exons cGAGCACTAATATTGCTTCTATCAATTGCTTTTGTTGTTGCTGAATCACCATATGGTGGTGGGAGTGGCAATAGCAATGGAAATGGTAGAAATGGAGGATACGGAGGCAAAGGACAATATGGTGGAGGAAATGGCGGTGGAGTAGGATCATCATCAGCCAGTCCGTTTTTCAGTGGTGCTAATCAATATGGATCTCAATCTGGTTTATCGGGAGCAGCCAATAATCGGTATCCTTCATTTGGATCTAAATTTGGAAGTAACAAAGGAAGCTATGGAGGATCTAATTCACGGAACAATGGTCGATATGGTAGTGGATCGACAAATGGTTATGGAAGTGGTTCATCAGGTAGTCTAGGTGGCACTGGAAGATCAACTGGAGGTTATGGAGGTGGATCTTCAGGAAGTTATGGGAATGGATCACCTAGTAGTTATGGAAGTGGTTCTTCAGGTAGTTTAGGCAGTTCTGCAGGATCGCTTTATGGATCCGGCTCTTCGGGAGGATTCGGCAGTGGATCATCTGGAAGCTACGGAGGAGGAGCTTCAGGAGGCTTCGGCAGTGGATCAGGAAGCTACGGAGGAGGATCTTCGGGTGGCTTCGGCAGTGGATCAGGAAGCTACGGAGGAGGATCTTCAGGAGGCTTCGGCAGTGGATCAGGAAGCTACGGAGGAGGATCTTCGGGTGGCTTCGGCAGTGGATCAGGAAGCTACGGAGGAGGATCTTCAGGTGGCATCGGCAGTGGATCATCAGGAAGCTACGGAGGAGGGTCTTCGGGAGGCTTCGGCAGTGGATCATCTGGAAATTATGGAAGTGGTGGTGGAGGACTTGGTGGAGGATCCTTGGGCAGTAATGATGGTTATGGAGCCGGAGGTTCTGGATCATATGACCAACTTGGAGGAGCCAATGGTAATGGACTTGGTGGATCAGGAAACGATCCTCTTTcg gaACCAGCCAACTATGAATTTTCTTATGAAGTTAATGCGCCGGAATCTGGTGCTATTTTTGGTCATAAAGAAAGTCGTCAAGGTGATGAAGCTACTGGAGTGTATCATGTACTATTACCTGATGGTCGAACACAAATTGTTGAATACGAAGCTGATGAAGATGGATACAAACCTAAAATTACATACACTGACCCAGTAGGAGGATATGCCGGTGATCGTCAATCTGGAAATGGAGGCTTTGGTGGTTCAGGAAATTTTGGAGGAAATAGTGGTAATTCGGGAggtttatacaataatgttaatGGCGGGGGATCTAATGGTGCTTCATATGGTGGATCAAGTGGTAATAGATATGGTGGATCTGGAAGTAGTTTAGGAGGTGGATATGGTGGATCCGGTGGTTCAAGTGGTGGTCTAGGAGGTGGCCTAGGAGGAGGTTATGGAGGATCAGGAAGTTCAAGCGGTGGACTTGGAGGTGGGTATGGTGGATCTGGTGGTTCAAGCGGTGGCCTTGGAAGTGGCCTAGGAGGTGGTTATGGAGGATCGGGAAGCTCAAGCGGTGGTCTAGGTGGTGGATATGGAGGATCAGGAAGCTCAAGCGGTGGTCTAGGAGGGGGATATGGTGGATCCAGTAGTTCAAGCGGTGGCCTAGGAGGTGGATATGGAGGATCTGGTGGTTCTAGCGGTGGCCTAGGAGGTGGATATGGAGGATCGGGAAGCTCAAGCGGTGGTCTAGGTGGTGGATATGGAGGATCAGGAAGCTCTAGCGGTGGTCTAGGAGGGGGATATGGTGGATCTGGTGGTTCTAGCGGTGGCCTAGGAGGTGGATATGGAGGATCGGGAAGCTCAAGCGGTGGTCTAGGGGGTGGATATGGTGGATCCGGTGGTTCAAGTGGTGGCCTAGGTGGTGGATATGGAGGATCAGGAAGCTCAAGTGGTGGTCTAGGAG GTGGATATGGTGGATCTGGTGGTTCAAGTGGTGGCCTAGGTGGTGGATATGGAGGATCAGGAAGCTCAAGCGGTGGTCTAGGAGGTGGATATGGTGGATCCAGTGGTTCAAATGGCGGTCTAGGAGGAGGTTATGGAGGATCTGGTGGTTCAAGTAGTGGCTTAGGTGGATCTTATGGTAGTAATCGTAATGGTTTAGGAAGTGGGTCatcttattaa
- the LOC114122723 gene encoding uncharacterized protein LOC114122723 isoform X1 codes for MNRALILLLSIAFVVAESPYGGGSGNSNGNGRNGGYGGKGQYGGGNGGGVGSSSASPFFSGANQYGSQSGLSGAANNRYPSFGSKFGSNKGSYGGSNSRNNGRYGSGSTNGYGSGSSGSLGGTGRSTGGYGGGSSGSYGNGSPSSYGSGSSGSLGSSAGSLYGSGSSGGFGSGSSGSYGGGASGGFGSGSGSYGGGSSGGFGSGSGSYGGGSSGGFGSGSGSYGGGSSGGFGSGSGSYGGGSSGGIGSGSSGSYGGGSSGGFGSGSSGNYGSGGGGLGGGSLGSNDGYGAGGSGSYDQLGGANGNGLGGSGNDPLSEPANYEFSYEVNAPESGAIFGHKESRQGDEATGVYHVLLPDGRTQIVEYEADEDGYKPKITYTDPVGGYAGDRQSGNGGFGGSGNFGGNSGNSGGLYNNVNGGGSNGASYGGSSGNRYGGSGSSLGGGYGGSGGSSGGLGGGLGGGYGGSGSSSGGLGGGYGGSGGSSGGLGSGLGGGYGGSGSSSGGLGGGYGGSGSSSGGLGGGYGGSSSSSGGLGGGYGGSGGSSGGLGGGYGGSGSSSGGLGGGYGGSGSSSGGLGGGYGGSGGSSGGLGGGYGGSGSSSGGLGGGYGGSGGSSGGLGGGYGGSGSSSGGLGGGYGGSGGSSGGLGGGYGGLGSSSGGLGSGYGGSGGSSGSTGGGYGGSGGISGSGLGGGYGGSGGSSGGLGGGYGGLGSSSGSLGGGYGGSGGSSGGLGGGYGGSGSSSGGLGGGYGGSSGSNGGLGGGYGGSGGSSSGLGGSYGSNRNGLGSGSSY; via the exons cGAGCACTAATATTGCTTCTATCAATTGCTTTTGTTGTTGCTGAATCACCATATGGTGGTGGGAGTGGCAATAGCAATGGAAATGGTAGAAATGGAGGATACGGAGGCAAAGGACAATATGGTGGAGGAAATGGCGGTGGAGTAGGATCATCATCAGCCAGTCCGTTTTTCAGTGGTGCTAATCAATATGGATCTCAATCTGGTTTATCGGGAGCAGCCAATAATCGGTATCCTTCATTTGGATCTAAATTTGGAAGTAACAAAGGAAGCTATGGAGGATCTAATTCACGGAACAATGGTCGATATGGTAGTGGATCGACAAATGGTTATGGAAGTGGTTCATCAGGTAGTCTAGGTGGCACTGGAAGATCAACTGGAGGTTATGGAGGTGGATCTTCAGGAAGTTATGGGAATGGATCACCTAGTAGTTATGGAAGTGGTTCTTCAGGTAGTTTAGGCAGTTCTGCAGGATCGCTTTATGGATCCGGCTCTTCGGGAGGATTCGGCAGTGGATCATCTGGAAGCTACGGAGGAGGAGCTTCAGGAGGCTTCGGCAGTGGATCAGGAAGCTACGGAGGAGGATCTTCGGGTGGCTTCGGCAGTGGATCAGGAAGCTACGGAGGAGGATCTTCAGGAGGCTTCGGCAGTGGATCAGGAAGCTACGGAGGAGGATCTTCGGGTGGCTTCGGCAGTGGATCAGGAAGCTACGGAGGAGGATCTTCAGGTGGCATCGGCAGTGGATCATCAGGAAGCTACGGAGGAGGGTCTTCGGGAGGCTTCGGCAGTGGATCATCTGGAAATTATGGAAGTGGTGGTGGAGGACTTGGTGGAGGATCCTTGGGCAGTAATGATGGTTATGGAGCCGGAGGTTCTGGATCATATGACCAACTTGGAGGAGCCAATGGTAATGGACTTGGTGGATCAGGAAACGATCCTCTTTcg gaACCAGCCAACTATGAATTTTCTTATGAAGTTAATGCGCCGGAATCTGGTGCTATTTTTGGTCATAAAGAAAGTCGTCAAGGTGATGAAGCTACTGGAGTGTATCATGTACTATTACCTGATGGTCGAACACAAATTGTTGAATACGAAGCTGATGAAGATGGATACAAACCTAAAATTACATACACTGACCCAGTAGGAGGATATGCCGGTGATCGTCAATCTGGAAATGGAGGCTTTGGTGGTTCAGGAAATTTTGGAGGAAATAGTGGTAATTCGGGAggtttatacaataatgttaatGGCGGGGGATCTAATGGTGCTTCATATGGTGGATCAAGTGGTAATAGATATGGTGGATCTGGAAGTAGTTTAGGAGGTGGATATGGTGGATCCGGTGGTTCAAGTGGTGGTCTAGGAGGTGGCCTAGGAGGAGGTTATGGAGGATCAGGAAGTTCAAGCGGTGGACTTGGAGGTGGGTATGGTGGATCTGGTGGTTCAAGCGGTGGCCTTGGAAGTGGCCTAGGAGGTGGTTATGGAGGATCGGGAAGCTCAAGCGGTGGTCTAGGTGGTGGATATGGAGGATCAGGAAGCTCAAGCGGTGGTCTAGGAGGGGGATATGGTGGATCCAGTAGTTCAAGCGGTGGCCTAGGAGGTGGATATGGAGGATCTGGTGGTTCTAGCGGTGGCCTAGGAGGTGGATATGGAGGATCGGGAAGCTCAAGCGGTGGTCTAGGTGGTGGATATGGAGGATCAGGAAGCTCTAGCGGTGGTCTAGGAGGGGGATATGGTGGATCTGGTGGTTCTAGCGGTGGCCTAGGAGGTGGATATGGAGGATCGGGAAGCTCAAGCGGTGGTCTAGGGGGTGGATATGGTGGATCCGGTGGTTCAAGTGGTGGCCTAGGTGGTGGATATGGAGGATCAGGAAGCTCAAGTGGTGGTCTAGGAGGTGGATATGGTGGATCCGGTGGTTCAAGTGGTGGCCTAGGAGGTGGATATGGAGGATTAGGAAGTTCAAGTGGTGGTCTAGGAAGTGGATATGGTGGATCCGGTGGATCAAGTGGTAGTACTGGAGGAGGATATGGTGGATCAGGGGGTATTAGTGGAAGTGGTTTAGGAGGTGGATATGGTGGATCCGGTGGTTCAAGTGGTGGCCTAGGAGGTGGATATGGAGGATTAGGAAGTTCAAGCGGTAGTCTAGGAGGTGGATATGGTGGATCTGGTGGTTCAAGTGGTGGCCTAGGTGGTGGATATGGAGGATCAGGAAGCTCAAGCGGTGGTCTAGGAGGTGGATATGGTGGATCCAGTGGTTCAAATGGCGGTCTAGGAGGAGGTTATGGAGGATCTGGTGGTTCAAGTAGTGGCTTAGGTGGATCTTATGGTAGTAATCGTAATGGTTTAGGAAGTGGGTCatcttattaa